CTGCTTTTTCACACCAAATTGCCGATTGTACCCCTCCCCTCTGCTTTTTCACTGGCCTCGTAGCTCTCACATTTGTCGCCTTCTCTCCTTTTCACATCTTTTAACCTCAGCTTTCAACATCGCCAGAGATCACATCACCACCTCACACACAGATTACCCCTACCCAAACATTCCCCCAAATCCACCGAGTTGACTCACTGAGTTCGCACCGAGTTGACCATGAGCTGGCTCAGGAGAATCGACCTCATCGAGCCCTACTACTACTGCCCGCCGCCGCCGGCGGTTCTCGTCCGCGAGACCTCCATTTTCGCCGCCGCGCCGAAACTCCCTTCGTTTTTCGAAGAGGTGATGGAGGAGGATTTCGAGCTCGGATACGCATTGGACCTGCTGTGCCCTAGCCCCGTCAAAACGCCGTCGCTTTTGTCCTACAAGCTGATTCAGCGCGTGGAGAGGCTTGGAGGCGAGCTCTACTTGCAGAGCCTGAGCGACCGAGTCACTGAGCTGGAGTCGCGATTCGATCGCCTCGCGAAGATCAaggccgccgccgccgccgccggaCTTGGCGATCGGAAGTACACGTACACGGCGGAGATCAAGGCGCCGGAGAAGAAGTACATGTGGACGACGGAGATCAAGGAGGGGAAGCATAAGAAGAGTGAGAGGAAGTACAAGTGGACGGCGGAGGTTGAAGGCAAGGGAGAGATCTCGAGGAAGTACACGTTTACTGCTTCGAGTGGCGATGCAGAGGATCACAgtgagaagaaggagaagaagaagaagcatcaTAAGGTGAAGAAGGAAGAGGGTGGCTCTCGTGTGGTGGAGATTGAAGAGCTTGCAGCTGATCATGGAGCTGTGGTTCTAAGACAGGTAATGCTTAAATTAAACTTTAAGCTCTAGATTACTTCTGGAATCTCAGTTTATCTGCTTAGATTTTTGATTACTTGGTTATATAGGCCTTGAAGTCATCATGTCAATTAGTCAAAGTTAGGATAAGGTTACTGTTAATATTTCACTATCTTTGAAGCTAGTAAATTTGGAGAAAACTTCTTGATGGGGTTTTGATTGCCTGTGGTTCAAGTAGAGTTGTTATGAAGGGGTTTATTTTGATGTGGTTTTGTAATATGATTCATGATGAGTGTAGGCTTTTGCTAAGAGAACTGGaggtagtaaagttgctaaggGAAAGAACAAGGAACTGTCTCCTCAGGATGCAGCCATGATGATACAAGGGAATTTCAGAGCTTATCTGATCCGTAGATCACAGGCTCTTCGGGCCCTTAGAGACCTGGCTGTTGCCAAGTCCAAGCTGAAGGAGCTGAGAGCATTGTTTAATAACTTCTCTTACCGCCGCCGTGTAGCCCATGATACAGCTGAGCGTCAAAGGTTCACTGAAAAAATCATTGTTCTGCTCCTTACTGTGGATGCCATTGAGGTAACTACCCTGATCTTTCATTAAGCTTTATATTTCTGAATTCAAATTTGATCAAAACCAGAATTTGACCAAAACTTGAATTTGATGGCAATGATGTTGTTCCATATAGTATGTTATTGTGGGATTCTTATAATTTGAATGGATATTGGCTAAATCATCTTATGCTCATGTAAAATTCTTTGTTCCAAAGGATACTAAACTCAAACTAGTTACTCAATCAATCATTAGGAATCTGGACTCACTACCTTTGTGATTACGGGTTAGGGGGGGACAATATTCCATCTTCTTATTTGAACCACAGGTGTGGTTTGTTAATTAACTTTATTTCTTCCAACTTGTGTTACTTGGTCAAAAGGTGTGTACCATTAATGGGTTTTAATACAAAACATGCCCCTACGATAATCTGGAACACCTGCCATGAATCTTGGTTTGACGCTTTGACAATATGTTCTTTCTGAGTTGAGAAGTTTAATTGATAGTGAACCTCATAAGCTCCTAAGTTAACAAAGTTTACTGTTTCACTGGCCGACATGTTAGGTTTCTTGTTTTCGCCTAGTTGACCTCAAAAATAAAGCAATCAAAAAGTTACTGAATGGTTTTGACACTTCGCATTGTATTAGGGTGCTGATTTAATGGTGCGATCCGCAAAGAGGTCGATGGTGGATGAGCTGGAAGCTATGCTTGAAGTGGTTGACCCCCAACCAGCTGGAAAATCATTGTCCATGAGGAGGAGGACCTTTGATATGCCAGATGGTGTCATTCAAAGGGAGATCGCTGAAGGTGTGGCACAGGTTGTCCAAATGCTTGATCGTGAAGAGAACAGTTCTACCTTTGAGGCATGTTTGTGAGAAGTGAGAACCCCATGATAATGCCCCGGTTTACCTCTCTTTGTAGAGGTTCCAATGTTGTAGTTGTTACTAGAAAGATGTAGTCTAGACGAGGAATTTGAAGGACTTGCTTATTATGAGAGTATAAGTTTGTTTAAAACTAGCATGATCTTCTCCTACTCTAGCAACTCCGGGTTTGAAATGGTTTTCAAATCTACTTTGTTGTGTACTTTGTTGCTCATTATGTGCTTAGACTTGTATCTTTGAAGTGCTGCCTTATTTATATATTAGATCATTTGGTTTTCAAATCTACTTTGTTGGGCAATCAGAGTGGTATCTCTTTGGTAGATGTATGTTGTTCTGCTGATCTTTCTCCGTCCTTCCTTTCCAAAACTATTGATTAATGGCGGAATGTTGGCTCTTTCATCCGGCGAGGAATTTA
This portion of the Rosa chinensis cultivar Old Blush chromosome 1, RchiOBHm-V2, whole genome shotgun sequence genome encodes:
- the LOC112199733 gene encoding BAG family molecular chaperone regulator 7, whose product is MSWLRRIDLIEPYYYCPPPPAVLVRETSIFAAAPKLPSFFEEVMEEDFELGYALDLLCPSPVKTPSLLSYKLIQRVERLGGELYLQSLSDRVTELESRFDRLAKIKAAAAAAGLGDRKYTYTAEIKAPEKKYMWTTEIKEGKHKKSERKYKWTAEVEGKGEISRKYTFTASSGDAEDHSEKKEKKKKHHKVKKEEGGSRVVEIEELAADHGAVVLRQAFAKRTGGSKVAKGKNKELSPQDAAMMIQGNFRAYLIRRSQALRALRDLAVAKSKLKELRALFNNFSYRRRVAHDTAERQRFTEKIIVLLLTVDAIEGADLMVRSAKRSMVDELEAMLEVVDPQPAGKSLSMRRRTFDMPDGVIQREIAEGVAQVVQMLDREENSSTFEACL